One stretch of Streptomyces sp. 135 DNA includes these proteins:
- a CDS encoding cytochrome P450, whose amino-acid sequence MPLSGTDRFARTTVFTPRLHALLRDHRGEDVFRLDADTMGVAGPELTDRILAARPATEHERPTFKPLHGRSISRPEASGVMRAIGRDVRAALRVPVPGGTDLTGVWPHVGHVHLRDLILGADPYRLRVLMDRTLELTPKLTWTVIAAGAALPGRLRPGAPVTAIAGLTADAANYSDRRYAMGLYRRAAAPVCFTVSMLVANAYWLGAPFDDDTPNEHILYEAMRLLPPSWNILRNASPEYPALDARIGAGDDVLLLPLLSHRDPALWDEPDTFRPERWATLDPDDHPGYLPFGHASERCWGRHMVMPLAEMLLDILRADGVTVDARQTTAKVPLAGLLGVDKVRLVRRG is encoded by the coding sequence ATGCCCCTCTCCGGTACCGACCGGTTCGCCCGGACCACCGTCTTCACGCCCCGACTCCACGCCCTGCTGCGCGACCACCGAGGCGAGGACGTGTTCCGCCTGGACGCCGACACGATGGGCGTCGCCGGACCCGAGCTCACCGACCGGATCCTCGCCGCCCGGCCGGCCACGGAACATGAACGCCCGACCTTCAAGCCGCTGCACGGCCGCTCCATCTCCCGCCCCGAGGCATCGGGCGTCATGCGGGCGATCGGCCGCGACGTACGCGCCGCGCTGCGCGTACCCGTGCCGGGCGGGACCGACCTGACCGGCGTGTGGCCGCACGTCGGCCACGTCCACCTGCGCGACCTGATCCTCGGCGCCGACCCCTACCGGCTGCGCGTCCTCATGGACCGCACTCTGGAGCTGACGCCCAAACTGACCTGGACCGTCATCGCGGCCGGTGCGGCGCTGCCCGGCCGGCTCCGCCCCGGAGCGCCCGTGACCGCGATCGCCGGGCTGACCGCCGACGCCGCGAACTACAGCGACCGGCGGTACGCGATGGGCCTGTACCGGCGGGCCGCGGCCCCTGTCTGCTTCACCGTCTCCATGCTCGTCGCGAACGCGTACTGGCTCGGGGCGCCTTTCGACGACGACACGCCGAACGAGCACATTCTGTACGAGGCGATGCGGCTGCTGCCGCCCTCCTGGAACATCCTGCGCAACGCGTCCCCGGAGTACCCCGCCCTCGACGCCCGCATCGGTGCCGGCGACGACGTCCTGCTGCTGCCGCTGCTCAGCCACCGCGACCCGGCGCTCTGGGACGAACCCGACACGTTCCGTCCGGAGCGCTGGGCCACCCTCGACCCCGACGACCACCCCGGCTACCTCCCCTTCGGGCACGCCTCCGAACGCTGCTGGGGACGGCACATGGTGATGCCGCTGGCCGAGATGCTGCTCGACATCCTGCGCGCCGACGGGGTGACGGTCGACGCCCGGCAGACCACCGCGAAGGTGCCGCTCGCGGGGCTGCTCGGCGTCGACAAGGTGCGGCTGGTGCGGCGCGGTTAG
- a CDS encoding class I SAM-dependent methyltransferase, whose product MDRDIRTTDDVMDLLDDLFAPEADRWTSDGASWWDDFYADRTKPVPFFVAKPDENLVSYVERGLLTPGRALDLGCGPGRNALHLASLGFEVDAVDLSPAAIAWAGERAREAGVDVCFHQGDAFALTRAELAGPYDLVYDSGCFHHLPPHHRVSYLALLDRVLAPGGHFALTCFAAGEGGMGSELPDADFYRDARLHGGLAYEDESLRRIFRDLTEVEVRRMRDEPADSALFGEPFLWTGLFRRGGPAVPGR is encoded by the coding sequence ATGGACCGCGACATCCGCACGACCGACGACGTGATGGACCTTCTCGACGACCTGTTCGCCCCCGAGGCCGACCGCTGGACGTCCGACGGCGCCTCCTGGTGGGACGACTTCTACGCCGACCGCACCAAGCCGGTGCCGTTCTTCGTGGCGAAGCCGGACGAGAACCTCGTCTCCTACGTCGAGCGGGGCCTCCTCACGCCGGGCCGCGCCCTCGACCTCGGCTGCGGCCCTGGCCGCAACGCCCTGCACCTCGCCTCCCTCGGCTTCGAGGTGGACGCCGTCGACCTGTCACCGGCCGCCATCGCCTGGGCCGGGGAGCGCGCCCGCGAGGCGGGGGTCGACGTGTGCTTCCACCAGGGCGACGCCTTCGCGCTGACGCGGGCGGAGTTGGCGGGGCCGTACGACCTGGTCTACGACTCCGGCTGCTTCCACCACCTGCCGCCGCACCACCGCGTCAGCTATCTCGCGCTCCTGGACCGCGTCCTGGCCCCCGGCGGCCACTTCGCGCTCACGTGCTTCGCGGCCGGCGAGGGCGGCATGGGTTCCGAGCTGCCCGACGCGGACTTCTACCGTGACGCGCGGCTGCACGGCGGCCTCGCCTACGAGGACGAGTCGCTGCGGCGGATCTTCCGCGACCTGACGGAGGTGGAGGTGCGCCGCATGCGCGACGAGCCCGCGGACTCCGCGCTCTTCGGCGAACCCTTCCTCTGGACGGGCCTGTTCCGTCGCGGCGGACCAGCTGTCCCGGGCCGCTAA
- the sph gene encoding sphingomyelin phosphodiesterase, producing MPHSALRRSHAAAVATALAAATLAAVAPAATAADGSAATPSLKVLTYNTFLFSKTLYPNWGQDHRARAIPAARFFGGQDVVVLQEAFDNSSSDALKAAAKERYPHQTPVMGRGKDGWDATGGAYSSVTPEDGGVTVLSKWPVQRKEQYVYKDACGSDAYSNKGFVYAVLDVNGTRAHVVGTHAQSTDPGCGSGEAAATRAKQFKEMDAFLDAKNIPANEQVIVAGDFNVDTHSPEYASMLADGGFVPADARTGHPYSFDTRDNSIAVERYPDDPREDLDHILHRKGHARPATWHNNVLKEQSAPWTVSSWGTKYTYTNLSDHYPVTAY from the coding sequence GTGCCGCACTCAGCGCTGCGCAGGTCCCACGCGGCGGCGGTCGCCACCGCGCTCGCCGCCGCCACCCTCGCCGCCGTCGCCCCGGCCGCGACCGCCGCCGACGGGTCCGCCGCGACCCCCTCGCTCAAGGTGCTCACGTACAACACGTTCCTGTTCAGCAAGACGCTCTACCCCAACTGGGGCCAGGACCACCGCGCCAGGGCCATACCGGCGGCACGCTTCTTCGGTGGGCAGGACGTCGTCGTGCTCCAGGAGGCGTTCGACAACTCCTCCTCCGACGCGCTGAAGGCCGCCGCCAAGGAGCGCTATCCGCACCAGACCCCCGTGATGGGCCGAGGCAAGGACGGCTGGGACGCCACCGGCGGCGCGTACTCCTCCGTGACGCCCGAGGACGGCGGCGTGACGGTCCTCAGCAAGTGGCCGGTCCAGCGCAAGGAGCAGTACGTCTACAAGGACGCCTGCGGCTCCGACGCGTACTCCAACAAGGGCTTCGTCTATGCCGTGCTGGACGTGAACGGCACCCGGGCGCACGTGGTGGGCACGCACGCCCAGTCCACCGACCCGGGCTGCGGCAGCGGCGAGGCGGCCGCGACGCGCGCCAAGCAGTTCAAGGAGATGGACGCCTTCCTCGACGCCAAGAACATCCCGGCAAACGAACAGGTCATCGTGGCGGGCGACTTCAACGTCGACACGCACAGCCCGGAGTACGCCTCGATGCTCGCGGACGGCGGCTTCGTCCCGGCCGACGCGCGCACGGGCCACCCGTACTCCTTCGACACCCGGGACAACTCGATCGCCGTCGAGCGCTACCCCGACGACCCCCGCGAGGACCTGGACCACATCCTGCACCGCAAGGGCCACGCCCGCCCCGCCACCTGGCACAACAACGTGCTCAAGGAGCAGAGCGCGCCCTGGACGGTCTCCAGCTGGGGCACGAAGTACACGTACACGAATCTCTCGGACCACTACCCCGTGACGGCGTACTGA
- a CDS encoding PhoX family protein, protein MSATRRQVLARTGAVGAGIAFTGALSELFAGTAAAHGKAGYGPLVPDPKGLLDLPKGFRYRVLSREGDELRSGEGKVPSNHDGMAAFPGKGGGVHLVRNHENRVTGKIGVPTVEGLTYDRAAKGGCTALALDRRDNVLDERVAIAGTAVNCAGGPTPWGTWLTCEETEDKAGTNGYTKDHGFIFEVDPVDPRRTGAVPLTAMGRFQHEAIAVDPRRGVVYETEDAFQKPFGLFYRFLPAKPGGGRGSLRAGGRLQAMRVPGVPDLSSIQETGARFDGIEWVDVPDPLATQTPIRHQDFGPKGITHAQKLEGCYWGGSSVYFVSSFARSAEGSAGDHFGQIWRYDPAKRRLTLVIVFGPSTDIQLPGESPDNICLAPSGGLMVCEDGDGAQHVYGLTRRGEVYAMARNRQTIGTPEKPEWGEFAGVTFSPDHDTMYVNCYTPGTTFAVTGPWHK, encoded by the coding sequence ATGTCTGCCACTCGACGTCAGGTTCTGGCCCGCACCGGTGCCGTAGGCGCGGGAATCGCCTTCACCGGCGCGCTCTCCGAACTCTTCGCGGGCACCGCGGCCGCGCACGGAAAGGCCGGATACGGCCCCCTCGTCCCCGACCCCAAGGGCCTGCTCGACCTGCCGAAAGGTTTCCGCTACCGGGTCCTCTCCCGCGAGGGCGACGAACTCCGGTCGGGCGAGGGCAAGGTGCCCAGCAACCACGACGGCATGGCCGCCTTCCCGGGCAAGGGCGGCGGCGTCCACCTCGTGCGCAACCACGAGAACCGCGTCACCGGCAAGATCGGCGTACCGACGGTCGAAGGCCTCACCTACGACCGGGCCGCCAAGGGCGGCTGTACGGCGCTGGCCCTGGACCGGAGAGACAACGTCCTGGACGAACGCGTCGCGATCGCCGGGACGGCGGTGAACTGCGCGGGCGGGCCGACCCCTTGGGGCACCTGGCTCACCTGCGAGGAGACCGAGGACAAGGCCGGCACGAACGGCTACACCAAGGACCACGGCTTCATCTTCGAGGTCGACCCGGTGGACCCGCGCCGCACCGGCGCCGTGCCGCTCACCGCGATGGGCCGCTTCCAGCACGAGGCCATCGCCGTCGACCCCCGGCGCGGCGTCGTCTACGAGACCGAGGACGCCTTCCAGAAGCCGTTCGGTCTCTTCTACCGCTTCCTGCCCGCGAAGCCGGGGGGCGGCCGCGGTTCGCTGCGTGCGGGCGGCAGGCTCCAGGCGATGCGCGTGCCGGGCGTACCGGACCTGTCCTCCATCCAGGAGACGGGCGCGCGCTTCGACGGCATCGAGTGGGTCGACGTCCCGGACCCGCTGGCCACGCAAACCCCCATCCGCCACCAGGATTTCGGGCCGAAGGGCATCACGCACGCGCAGAAGCTGGAGGGCTGCTACTGGGGCGGTTCGTCCGTCTACTTCGTCTCGTCCTTCGCGCGCAGCGCGGAGGGCTCGGCGGGCGACCACTTCGGCCAGATCTGGCGGTACGACCCGGCCAAGCGCCGCCTCACCCTCGTCATCGTCTTCGGCCCGAGCACGGACATCCAGCTGCCCGGCGAGTCCCCCGACAACATCTGCCTGGCGCCCAGCGGCGGCCTGATGGTGTGCGAGGACGGCGACGGCGCGCAGCACGTCTACGGCCTCACGCGGCGCGGCGAGGTCTACGCGATGGCCCGCAACCGCCAGACCATCGGCACCCCCGAGAAGCCCGAGTGGGGCGAGTTCGCGGGCGTCACGTTCTCCCCCGACCACGACACGATGTACGTCAACTGCTACACCCCCGGCACGACGTTCGCCGTGACGGGGCCCTGGCACAAGTAG
- the zapE gene encoding cell division protein ZapE — MSPSTTASGPSSLPDVAPQSLCAREPHVPAGRLVAEMVPPPRFDAVRFDTYIPDPNQPSQTEAVRVLSGFAAGLGGAHASGAGKKRWFQKKAPAPTGPRGVYLDGGYGVGKTHLLASLWHATPAAPEQKAFGTFVELTNLVGALGFQQTVRTLSDHRLLCIDEFELDDPGDTVLVSSLLAKLVEQGVALAATSNTLPGKLGEGRFAATDFMREIQGLSAHFTALRIDGEDYRHRGLPEAPAPYSEEQVTKAAYATAGASLDDFPHLLAHLAKVHPSRYGALTDQLTAVCLTEVTPVPDQSTALRLVVLADRLYDREVPVLASGVPFDQLFSEEMLNGGYRKKYFRAISRLTALARDAKGLVHA, encoded by the coding sequence GTGTCGCCCTCCACCACCGCCTCCGGGCCCAGCTCCCTCCCCGACGTGGCTCCGCAGTCCCTGTGCGCCCGCGAGCCCCACGTCCCCGCCGGCCGTCTGGTCGCCGAGATGGTGCCGCCGCCGCGCTTCGACGCGGTCCGCTTCGACACGTACATCCCGGACCCGAACCAGCCCAGCCAGACCGAGGCCGTCCGCGTCCTGAGCGGCTTCGCGGCCGGGCTCGGCGGGGCGCACGCCTCGGGGGCGGGCAAGAAGCGCTGGTTCCAGAAGAAGGCGCCCGCGCCCACGGGACCGCGCGGCGTCTACCTCGACGGTGGCTACGGCGTCGGCAAGACCCACCTCCTCGCCTCCCTCTGGCACGCGACGCCCGCGGCGCCCGAGCAGAAGGCGTTCGGCACCTTCGTCGAGCTGACGAACCTGGTGGGGGCACTCGGCTTCCAGCAGACGGTGCGCACGCTCAGTGACCACCGGCTGCTCTGCATCGACGAGTTCGAGCTCGACGACCCGGGTGACACGGTGCTCGTCTCCTCGCTGCTCGCCAAGCTCGTCGAGCAGGGCGTGGCACTGGCCGCGACCTCGAACACGCTGCCGGGCAAGCTCGGCGAGGGCCGGTTCGCCGCCACCGACTTCATGCGGGAGATCCAGGGCCTGTCCGCGCACTTCACGGCGTTGCGCATCGACGGCGAGGACTACCGCCACCGCGGTCTTCCGGAGGCTCCCGCCCCGTATTCGGAGGAGCAGGTCACCAAGGCGGCGTACGCGACCGCGGGCGCCTCCCTCGACGACTTCCCGCACCTGCTCGCACACCTGGCCAAGGTCCACCCGAGCCGCTACGGCGCGCTGACCGACCAGCTCACGGCCGTCTGCCTCACGGAGGTGACGCCGGTGCCCGACCAGTCGACCGCGCTGCGCCTCGTGGTGCTCGCCGACCGGCTGTACGACCGGGAGGTGCCGGTGCTGGCCTCCGGTGTGCCCTTCGACCAGCTGTTCAGCGAGGAGATGCTGAACGGCGGGTACCGCAAGAAGTACTTCCGCGCCATATCGCGGCTCACGGCGCTCGCCCGTGACGCCAAGGGGCTCGTGCACGCGTAG
- a CDS encoding pyrimidine reductase family protein, producing the protein MRRLFPVTDQTADQTADRTADAADAVGASGTSAAAARDWSLDELAEAYAYPPGVLAGEATWLRANMVSTLDGAAQHDGRSQPISNDTDMRIFGTLRGLADAVVVGAETVRLEGYRPPRAREAFAARRAAAGQTPAPAIAVVSASLDLDFSLPLFTEPLTPTLVVTGAAAPADRVTAAERAGAVVVIAGEGATVDPARVAPALAERGLTRLLTEGGPRLLGQFVAAGALDELCLTVSPMLTAGDAQRIAGGHALATPDQFVLTSVLEEAGFLFTRYRRS; encoded by the coding sequence ATGCGACGCCTGTTCCCTGTGACCGACCAGACAGCCGACCAGACAGCCGACCGGACGGCAGACGCCGCCGACGCCGTGGGTGCGAGCGGTACGAGCGCCGCGGCCGCGCGGGACTGGAGCCTCGACGAGCTGGCCGAGGCCTACGCCTACCCCCCGGGGGTGCTCGCCGGGGAGGCGACCTGGCTGCGCGCCAACATGGTGTCCACGCTCGACGGCGCCGCCCAGCACGACGGCCGCTCCCAGCCCATCTCCAACGACACCGACATGCGGATCTTCGGCACCCTGCGCGGGCTCGCCGACGCCGTGGTCGTGGGAGCGGAAACGGTACGCCTGGAGGGCTACCGCCCGCCGCGCGCGCGTGAGGCCTTCGCGGCGCGCAGGGCCGCGGCCGGGCAGACCCCGGCGCCCGCCATCGCGGTCGTCAGCGCGAGCCTCGACCTGGATTTCTCGCTTCCGCTTTTCACGGAGCCGCTGACGCCCACCCTCGTGGTGACCGGCGCCGCCGCGCCCGCCGACAGGGTCACCGCCGCCGAGCGGGCGGGCGCCGTCGTGGTGATCGCCGGGGAGGGCGCGACCGTGGACCCGGCGCGTGTGGCGCCCGCCCTTGCGGAGCGGGGGCTGACCCGGCTGCTCACCGAGGGCGGGCCGCGCCTGCTCGGGCAGTTCGTGGCCGCGGGGGCGCTGGACGAGCTCTGCCTGACGGTCTCGCCGATGCTCACCGCCGGGGACGCGCAGCGGATCGCGGGCGGGCACGCGCTGGCCACCCCCGATCAATTCGTACTTACGTCCGTACTAGAGGAAGCCGGGTTCCTTTTCACCCGATACCGTCGTAGCTGA
- a CDS encoding indole-3-glycerol phosphate synthase encodes MFTSVLMIEKALTSADVEFVTTLHGDEPVTFHVLLQPRGDQADRLLRAIDDVALGELDEAAREGETPEGADAAALGEQALRVSLAALHAAGCEAQGRLIEDHPLDALRTLVDEADADEVIVLTDPHYVEEFFHRDWASRARHKVGVPVLKLFSHSEA; translated from the coding sequence GTGTTCACAAGCGTATTGATGATCGAGAAGGCCCTGACGTCCGCCGACGTGGAATTCGTCACCACCTTGCACGGTGACGAGCCGGTCACCTTCCACGTGCTGCTCCAGCCCCGGGGCGATCAGGCGGACCGGCTGCTGCGGGCCATCGACGACGTCGCCCTGGGCGAGCTCGACGAGGCGGCACGCGAGGGAGAGACCCCCGAGGGGGCGGACGCGGCGGCCCTCGGCGAGCAGGCGCTGCGGGTATCCCTGGCGGCGCTGCACGCGGCGGGCTGCGAGGCGCAGGGGCGGCTGATCGAGGACCACCCGCTGGACGCCCTGCGGACCCTGGTCGACGAGGCGGACGCCGACGAGGTGATCGTGCTGACCGACCCGCACTACGTGGAGGAGTTCTTCCACCGGGACTGGGCCTCGCGGGCGCGGCACAAGGTGGGCGTGCCGGTCCTCAAGCTGTTCTCGCACAGCGAGGCGTGA
- the murC gene encoding UDP-N-acetylmuramate--L-alanine ligase: MAPGLPQSMADMDRPHFIGIGGAGMSGIAKILAQRGAKVAGSDARESATAEALRALGVTVHIGHDAAHLASDATCVVVSSAIRADNPELARAAELGIPVVHRSDALASLMNGRRPIAVAGTHGKTTTTSMLAVTLATLGLAPSYAIGGDLDVPGSNALHGEGDIFVAEADESDRSFHKYAPEVAIVLNVELDHHANYASMDEIYESFEIFAGKVVPGGTLVISADQAGAVELTKRVRDLGELKVVTYGESEGADLRIHKITARGLTSEVTVLLDGKLLTFTVSVPGRHYANNAVAALAAGIALGIPSRNLAGALKSYTGVKRRLQLKGEAAGVQVIDSYAHHPTEMTADLEAMRSAAGDSRILVLFQPHLFSRTQELGTEMGQTLALADSSVVLDIYPAREDPIPGVTSALIIDAARAAGAEVAAAADKDAAVAAIAGMAKPGDLVLTMGAGDVTDLGPRILAHLSK, from the coding sequence ATGGCACCCGGCCTGCCCCAGTCCATGGCCGACATGGACCGACCGCACTTCATCGGCATCGGCGGCGCCGGAATGTCGGGCATCGCGAAGATCCTGGCCCAGCGCGGCGCCAAGGTCGCGGGCAGTGACGCCCGGGAGTCCGCCACGGCCGAGGCGCTGCGGGCGCTCGGCGTCACGGTCCACATCGGGCACGACGCCGCGCACCTCGCGTCCGACGCGACCTGCGTCGTCGTCTCCTCCGCGATCCGCGCCGACAACCCCGAGCTGGCCCGCGCCGCCGAGCTCGGCATCCCCGTGGTGCACCGCTCGGACGCCCTGGCCTCCCTGATGAACGGCCGGCGCCCGATCGCCGTGGCGGGCACGCACGGCAAGACCACGACGACGTCGATGCTCGCCGTCACGCTCGCCACCCTCGGCCTCGCCCCGTCGTACGCGATCGGCGGCGACCTGGACGTGCCGGGGTCGAACGCCCTGCACGGCGAGGGCGACATCTTCGTCGCCGAGGCCGACGAGAGCGACCGCAGCTTCCACAAGTACGCGCCCGAGGTCGCCATCGTCCTCAACGTGGAGCTCGACCACCACGCCAACTACGCGTCGATGGACGAGATCTACGAGTCCTTCGAGATCTTCGCGGGCAAGGTCGTCCCCGGCGGCACGCTGGTGATCTCGGCGGACCAGGCGGGCGCCGTCGAGCTGACCAAGCGCGTGCGGGACCTGGGCGAGCTGAAGGTCGTCACGTACGGCGAGTCCGAGGGCGCCGACCTGCGTATCCACAAGATCACCGCGCGCGGCCTGACCAGCGAGGTCACCGTTCTCCTCGACGGCAAGCTGCTGACCTTCACGGTCTCGGTGCCCGGCCGCCACTACGCGAACAACGCGGTCGCCGCCCTCGCGGCGGGCATCGCCCTCGGCATCCCGTCCCGGAACCTCGCGGGCGCCCTGAAGTCGTACACCGGCGTCAAGCGCCGCCTCCAGCTCAAGGGCGAGGCCGCGGGCGTGCAGGTCATCGACTCGTACGCGCACCACCCGACGGAGATGACGGCCGACCTGGAGGCGATGCGCTCCGCCGCGGGCGACTCCCGCATCCTCGTCCTCTTCCAGCCCCACCTCTTCTCGCGCACCCAGGAACTGGGCACCGAGATGGGCCAGACCCTCGCCCTCGCCGACTCCTCCGTGGTCCTCGACATCTACCCGGCCCGCGAGGACCCGATCCCCGGCGTCACCAGCGCCCTGATCATCGACGCGGCCCGCGCGGCGGGCGCCGAGGTGGCGGCCGCGGCGGACAAGGACGCGGCCGTGGCGGCGATCGCGGGAATGGCGAAGCCCGGTGATCTCGTTCTGACCATGGGAGCGGGCGACGTCACGGACCTCGGCCCGCGGATCCTGGCCCACTTGTCGAAGTAA
- the msrB gene encoding peptide-methionine (R)-S-oxide reductase MsrB, producing MAYDVEKPDEQWRAELTPSEYAVLRQAGTEPAFVGEYTDTKTKGVYSCRACGAELFTSAEKFESHCGWPSFFDPKDTDAVELLQDTSHGMVRTEVRCARCGSHLGHVFEGEGYPTPTDQRYCINSISLRLTADEG from the coding sequence ATGGCGTACGACGTCGAGAAGCCGGACGAGCAGTGGCGGGCGGAGCTGACCCCCTCGGAGTACGCGGTGCTGCGCCAGGCCGGCACGGAACCCGCCTTCGTCGGTGAGTACACGGACACCAAGACCAAGGGTGTCTACTCCTGCCGCGCGTGCGGCGCGGAGCTGTTCACCTCGGCGGAGAAGTTCGAGTCGCACTGCGGCTGGCCGAGCTTCTTCGACCCGAAGGACACGGACGCGGTCGAACTGCTCCAGGACACCTCGCACGGCATGGTGCGCACGGAGGTGCGGTGTGCGCGGTGCGGGTCGCACCTCGGCCATGTCTTCGAGGGCGAGGGGTATCCGACGCCGACGGATCAGCGGTACTGCATCAACTCGATCTCGCTGCGGCTCACGGCGGACGAGGGCTGA